In the Peromyscus eremicus unplaced genomic scaffold, PerEre_H2_v1 PerEre#2#unplaced_115, whole genome shotgun sequence genome, one interval contains:
- the LOC131901598 gene encoding large ribosomal subunit protein eL30: protein MVAAKKTKKSLESINSRLQLVMKSGKYVLGYKQTLKMIRQGKAKLVILANNCPALRKSEIEYYAMLAKTGVHHYSGNNIELGTACGKYYRVCTLAIIDPGDSDIIRSMPEQTGEK, encoded by the coding sequence atggtggcCGCAAAGAAGACGAAAAAGTCTCTGGAGTCGATCAACTCTAGGCTCCAACTTGTCATGAAAAGTGGAAAGTACGTGCTGGGGTACAAACAGACTCTGAAGATGATCAGACAGGGCAAAGCGAAATTGGTTATCCTCGCCAACAACTGTCCAGCTTTGAGGAAATCTGAAATAGAATACTATGCCATGTTGGCTAAAACTGGTGTTCATCACTACAGTGGCAATAACATTGAATTGGGCACAGCATGTGGAAAATACTACAGAGTATGCACACTGGCTATCATTGACCCAGGTGATTCTGATATTATTAGAAGCATGCCAGAACAGACTGGTGAAAAGTAA